Below is a genomic region from Rosa chinensis cultivar Old Blush chromosome 5, RchiOBHm-V2, whole genome shotgun sequence.
ATGCTCCTTGTGCTCTAATACCATTCTTTTGTGATGGTTAACTAGATTCTGATCATTATGTGGATTTGCCGGTGTCGGTGCCTGCTGTTCTTCCCGTGGTGAGGCCAGCGGTTCTGCTGGCGGTGGGGGATCGATTCCATCACATAATGATTAGAATCTGTCTTTCCTCTAATAATCCCAAATCCTCCGCAATAAACagggtttatattttatttataatatttatttatttgggtcACCTGAAAATAGTtgatgtttaaggaaaacaaacATTCATTCACAAAGGCAAGACAGGCAAAGCATATGTACACAGAAAACACTGTGAGGCCAAACTTCACAGGAGGGGAGCATAAATGCTAAATCTAGGACAAggtaaccaaaaaacaaaatcacgCTTGACGTATCTGAAGACGGATTACTAGAGAGGAATATATCCTAGGAACCCAGACATGAGACTGAGACAACAGAGATAACTCTGTAAAGAAGAGGGCAGGGAGAGCAAAACCATCACAGAGAGAAGGTACGCCTAGAACTACATACGGACAATCCAATCCCTAACTTTTGAATCAAGACCCCAGAGAAGTGTTGGTGGTTTTTTGAGTATGGTAGGCTGGTAGCTCAATGCGCAACTCGACAACCAGTTTCGTATGCTTCTGATTCTGCATGAGGCTTTTGGCACTTCAATGTGATCTCCAGTTGAATTTTGTCACTCTTGTCTCAACTGGAGCATGAATTCTCGTTCCTACATGAAATCACCAAAATTTAGATCAGCGAGAAGCATAAGAAAACAAACATCGTAAACAGAGGACATGAAAATGATGAGCTCCTAAATCAGGATGGTAAGACACTAGGCATGCATTAGAGAATAGAGACAAAGTGGAGGAATGAAAACGCAAATGCATCACAAGAGAAAAAAAGGACCTATTATAATAATATGTACATCTAATAGGTTGGCTTCCTGCAACATTTGAACACCTAGTTATCCTAGGTAGAAGAAATTTGAAATAAATAGTAAATACCAAGAAATGTTCGTCGGCTGTAACATATTATTAGTTCCTACATTCTTTCAATTCACAGGCAAAGGAGTTGTATAAAATAACGAATATGCGGTCTTCTGTAGAACATATATCAGATAGAAGAGATCAGTAATGAACATACAAACATCCTCACAAGTGCCTCACAATGAGCTGGGGAACAATATTGTGCCTCATCACGTGGATGCAAACGTTATTTTAAACTTTTGAGAACTGACCAATATGAGACGAGCTCGCGAATGCCAGACAACAAACTAAACCCACAATTAAATATCATAACCTTATACCATAACAGTTAAATACCATGACATGAGAGAATAGCTTTCTTATATTACCTGCCAACTGAGGGATCTATTTTACAAAAAATGGCTTGTAGCTAGCAGTTTGACTTCCTGCAACAACATAGAATGCATAGTTATTCTAGGAATAAGTAACTGAACAAAAAACTTGAATTTCAAGAGATGTTCAAGGGTTGTATCGTACATTTGTGATTCCAAAGGGGAAACCTGGGTTCTGTCATCAACCATTTGATTCATAAGCAGATGAATAGGTGAACTGTCAATATAATGAATTTGGAAGTATTCTCTTCTGTCAACCATAGCACAAAACCAACAGAAGACCGGTAGAAGTTGCTTCATAACATGTAAATGAAAAGTATCTGTTCATAAAAAGTAGAACAACAGAAAGATCAGAAATAAGCCGTTTAAAATTCACTAATGACTGAAAGTAAGCATAGAAGCAGCTAGAGATCTCATAACAAGTACCTGATTGCAAAAACTGGAACCAATATCAAGAGATCCCATGTTGTATATGTTCCCCATCAATCATTATGTGACGAATGTGAGCAATCTTGGGCCAGTCCTCCCCTTTATCTCTTTGGTACCGTTGTTTTAGTAAAGGACAGTAGAAGATCTCTAGAAGAGATAGAGAAGTGGGTAGTCCTTCGTCTGGCAAGCACTGCAGCTCAGGGCATCTCCGAATTGCCAAGCTTTGAAGAGAGGTGAGCTCTCTAAAACCTTTTCCTTCCATTGTTTTAACGCCAAACagagtggagatggagagcgAAGTAAGAGTGGCAGGTAGCAGGCCTTCCTCTGGAAATGAACATACTTCTTCACAATCTCCAAAGTTGACTAGCAAGTATTCGAGAGACACGAGTCTTTGAAGCCCCCACTGCATGCGGTTTGCAATGAGCTTTTTGCATGACTCAATGTGAAGTAATTTCAGTTTTGATGGCAATCCCCCTTCTGGAAATGACTCCAATTCCGGACAATCCTTTATCTCCATAGACTGGAGAAATGGGAGAAGGGTGCGCATCTCTTCCGGTAAGGACCTCAGTTTCTTGCACCGAACGATATGTATCTTGGTCAAGTTGGGCGCATGCAGCCCTCCACTGGggaaacaaacaaaatttgGACAGTATATATACATGTAATCGAGGAATTGGAGTTCCTCACAAGTTTCTTGCACAAAAGTGAGGGAATATATGTTAGTCCGACACACTACAAGAGTTTTAAGCTTTGGAAAGTAGTCTAATGGTAATCCCCCAGTTAACTTTGGACAATTCCGCAGACGAAGCTCATGAAGATTAGGAAAAGCTCCTCCTTCTTCGTTACCTCCAACATAAGACCACTTCTGCCACTCCCGCATATTTTCGAATTTCAGAACTTGCAAAGCTCCAAATGGCTTAAATACACAAGTAGCACCATAAAACTCAGGACCTATTGAGACCACTCCATTCAATCCAATAATTTCAAGCTCTCTCAGGGAGGGTAGCTGTCCTAGTGGTGGCAAGAAGTAACAGTTTTGACAATTCAAAAGTTGAAGAGAATACAGGTTAGAGTAAGAATGATGTACTAACCAATCCGGGAATCTTGTACCCTCATAAGAAACAATCATGAGTTCTTTCAGGTTTGTATGAGGTTGGAGGTTTTCCAGCACTTCTCGATCTCTTATTGAATCGTCCGTAGCACCACCCCATTTCAGAACTAGTTGATTCAGATACTTCTTGTCCCTCATATTGGCTTCCAAAACATCAGAGACACTAACAATATTATGAAGTCCTGAAATACAAAGAGTTCCGCGCAACTGCTGTAGCTCCTTTAACTCTACTATATCATGATACCCTGCAGCCTTGTCTATCGGAAAGTTACTTAATGTTTGGAGATCTTTCAACTTTCCCATTTGCGGTGGCATCTGTTCTATCTTTGTACCTCTGATATCAAGATGGCGCAAGTTAATTAACCTCTCCAAGTTGGTTGGCAACTGAACAAGACCTCGACAATATGACAGCAATAATGCTTGTAAGTTATACAACGTACATACTGGTTCAGGCAACTTTTCTATTGAAGTGTAAGACATGTCCAAGTGCTTTAACTGTTTCAGATTGCCGATTGAATTAGGCAACTCTCGGATATTGTACCCTGATAAATTAAGCACTCTCAAACATTGCAGTTGTGGCAGCAGATCAAGCAGTATCCTGTCGGACATTTGGAACTGTGCAGTAATTGGATTCCTCTGGGATAATGGTAGGAAAGTGCGCAAATGCTTAGCATCATACAAAGCCTCAAATTTCTCAAAGCCATCACCATATGTTTTCATGTACGAAAAATGCCGAGCCTTGCTCACCTTGCTCGCAATGTCTAATGAGTCACTGTCCTCCAGCCTAACACAAAAATCTCCAGACACAAACTTTGCCAAATCATTGATAAGGTCATGCATGGTGAATACAGATTGGTGATCAAAGTCCCCTTGTGAGTGCTGAAAAAATGACCTTGAGAGGAGATCATCGAAGTAGTCCTCTCCAACTTCTTCTGCAGTTTTCATATTTTTGGGTTGCAGGAGATCTTCGGCCATCCAAAGAAAAACcaattttgattttgtaaaagaAAAATCTTTGGGAAATACTGAGCAGTAGGCAAAACAACGTTTGAGATGTCGAGGCAGATAATGGTAGCTCAACCATAGAGCTGGCAGAATGGTAGTCTCCTTATCTGAAAACTGCCATATGTCATGTTTTAGCACATTTTCCCATTCCTCAATATTTGATTCGGAGCATAAGAGACTGCCAAGTGATTTTGCAGCCAATGGCAGGCCTTTACACTTTCTGACGATCTGTTTTCCAATTTCTTCAAGATTTGGATCTGCATTAACTCCACTTTTGAAGACATGTTTTGCAAACAACAGCCAACAATCCTCCTCAGATATTTGAGTTAGATGGTGAGTTTGAAGATTACCCATCATAGATGCAACACTTGCATTGCGTGTTGTGACAATGATCTTACTTCCAGGTGCTGCAGACTCAAAGGGTCGCCTTAAGGCATCCCATTGACTGTAATTCTCGTTCCAAACATCATCATGGACAAAGAAGAACTTCTTCCCACTTAAAGCCTCCTTGAGTCTAACTTGAAGCATATTTAGGTCTGTGATATCACAATTTTGTGAAGTGAGTGACCCGTATATTGTTTGTGTCATTCTAACAATATCAAATTCTTCTGAAACGCAAACCCACGCGTGGAGGTCAAAATGCTGCTTCACTCTACTATCATTGTATACAAGCTGAGCAAGAGTTGTCTTCCCAATCCCACCCATGCCGACAATGGGAATCACACTTATTTTACTGCTTGTCGAATCATCTGATAACAATAACTTAATGATCGTCTCCTTGTCCTCATCCCTCCCATACAGACCAAAGTCTTCTACCAAAGAAGTTGAAGGTAGAGTTTGTGATATTCTGTGTCTTGTATCTGCTTTCAAATTGAGGACATCCTTTTGTTTTGCAAGGAATTCTAGTCTCACCATAATGTCCTCTATCTGGGAGTCCACTGCTTTCTCAAAAGCATGAAACCAAGGAGAAAAGACCTTCTTGGAGAATTTCTTGAACATCTGTTAATTCATAAACATCAAAGGAATTCTCCAGTTAATTAACTCCAAGTCACAACGCAGAATCAATTTAAAGAATGCGACTTAAACAAaacataataataaaatattttattcaaaattctcTTAAACTCTTAGAGAAACACCGAAGTTCCTATTAACTAAAGACAATATCTAGCTAAATCAAATAATATTAAGTAGATAGAAAGACATGATTGTTTACAGGAGTGAGGCTTGGATGAATGTAATACTCTATTATACGAGATTAAATGGTATTCCCATAAGATACAACAACCTTTGGAGCTCCTTGGTGTAAGAACACAATCAAATCTGATTAGGCCCACGCTTAAAACCTATCATTTAATTAAGAgagtaatataaaaaaattactaGAAGAGAATAACTAAGATGGTTCATAGGATTCTAGTTCTCCAAGTCATATAATCATAAACTAATAAACAAACGTTCGTTGTAAATGAAACTATTCACTCATCAAGCAAATAATATAAgataagcaaaacaaaaaatatagaagtaaaaccaaaaattaataaaattaaggTGTAAAACAAAGAAGTTATTGTAGTACTAGTGCTAACAGTGTACCTTGCTTGTGCTACTTCCAAATTCAGCTTCCACCTTGCGCCTTAACGCTTCTGTCTTGATCTCATTCAAGAGGTCTTCAGCATCATAGATCGCCTCTTTAAGCTCAATCAGCCACAGCTTCACATCTgaattacttatttgtttcTCCTCTGCATCATCGAGAACAGCATTTACAGACAATAATGTTATCTTCAAGTTCTTTAGTAGAACCTCGGTGAGTTTCTTCCCTTGGATGAAGTCCTTGACCTCCCGAGAATACATCATAGAAAATACTTCCTCAAGCAAAGCAGAGAGAAAAGCTCCACCCACAACCTCCAAAGCCATGGTTTAAATTATTTGCGAAATGATTGAGAGTGGAGATCTTCAGAGCATCAGCTGATACCGAGAGATTTGATGAAGTTGATATGACACTGTTAATGAACAACCCATTAGTCAAAAGTTTATAGCTAAATTATATAGAATACAAGGAGAGTCGATGTCACTTTATCTTTCTGACTAGTTTGGTTAAAGCAGAGCCACTCAGAAGATTCTGTAATCGGAAAAGTAAAGCGGAATAATCAATAGCACATACTGGATGTATGACTTTTCCATTATGAAAAGACCATAATCTCATTGGCAGTTGGTTTCACAGCTGGTCCTCTTTCTCAAATATCAGGAACTGTTTAGGAAATGTGTTGCATGTGTAAGCAGAAGGAGCTGAGATAAAATCTGAGATTCAAAATATCTAATTCAGGATTTACAAGGCATACTaataaagggtccttgacccaaagccccaaaatgagggaaaattatcccacttaccccagtaaaagatttttgttcccacatacacaatttaacagggaatgaccattttgccatcaaactaattaaaaaattacaataacGTCATCAACAtcaacccctctctctctctctttctcctcccgatctgaaactctctctctctctctctctctctctctctctctctctctctctgtctctctctctctctctctccagcaggATGCCCATGACGCCGACTTCCGGCGACGGCAACGGCGTATGATCAGATTTTGTCACCGCGCTCTCCGCTCGCGAAACGCCGTCGTTGGACATCGATCCCTCCAAGCTCAAGGTCGGTATTCTATTCCGTCCTCATCATCGTCGAGTTTGGCTTCTCGGTGGCGACAATAATGTTGCAGAGTTCCATGACTTTGGTCTTCAGGACGATTGTTGAGGTACGGCTTGAAGTTTGCGAGCTTCTTGAGGTTTGCACTGGGAGGGTACTTCTGTGCAGGGAAGACTATTTTGTGAATAAGCGCCATGTGACTGGAGAGTTCGAGAAGAAATACGAACGTAAGAGATCCTCTCAATCTTCAATTTGTGTATGGGAAATTGATCAGAATATAtgtcttttgtatatatgtagTATAATATAGGTATTTTTGTttgcgtgtatatatatatgtatgggaATTTGAATCCTGGGCACTATAGTGTATTTAATTTTGGGTTTAATTCTGGCTTGTTTACTGGTGGTGCATTATTTGCTGCAATTTTGAGTTTAATCTTGAGCTTTCAGTTATTTTTGCCATTTGTGTGTTAAGCATCTTCATAAATTGGAGGTAGTGTTCTAATTTGGAGTTTAATTAACTCTCAATAAAAGTTTTATCAGAGGGCAATAGACGCTTATTGGGgacaataaacgtctattggggggcaatacatgttttgaatttattttatctcctcgtctattggggggcaatagacggctattggggggaaatagacgttttgaattgatgtaatctccttgttttttttctgtaatcaaagttttatttgtctaaatttagggagattagttcccattctggcaactgaaagtcctattggggggcaataggcttctattggggggcaatacatggctgatagtcgtctattggagggtaatagacgtctattggggggcaatagaggtttattgcccatctactagggggcaatagatgtctattgggggcaaaaaaactttccggtaagattttcagcaaattccggtgggcggcagtaggtgaccgaaatccggcgaccgggaACGTTGGCCGGactccggcggccggtgaccggattcaggcggccggtgaccggattccggcggctggtgaccggattccggtggccggtga
It encodes:
- the LOC112202392 gene encoding putative disease resistance protein At3g14460; amino-acid sequence: MALEVVGGAFLSALLEEVFSMMYSREVKDFIQGKKLTEVLLKNLKITLLSVNAVLDDAEEKQISNSDVKLWLIELKEAIYDAEDLLNEIKTEALRRKVEAEFGSSTSKMFKKFSKKVFSPWFHAFEKAVDSQIEDIMVRLEFLAKQKDVLNLKADTRHRISQTLPSTSLVEDFGLYGRDEDKETIIKLLLSDDSTSSKISVIPIVGMGGIGKTTLAQLVYNDSRVKQHFDLHAWVCVSEEFDIVRMTQTIYGSLTSQNCDITDLNMLQVRLKEALSGKKFFFVHDDVWNENYSQWDALRRPFESAAPGSKIIVTTRNASVASMMGNLQTHHLTQISEEDCWLLFAKHVFKSGVNADPNLEEIGKQIVRKCKGLPLAAKSLGSLLCSESNIEEWENVLKHDIWQFSDKETTILPALWLSYHYLPRHLKRCFAYCSVFPKDFSFTKSKLVFLWMAEDLLQPKNMKTAEEVGEDYFDDLLSRSFFQHSQGDFDHQSVFTMHDLINDLAKFVSGDFCVRLEDSDSLDIASKVSKARHFSYMKTYGDGFEKFEALYDAKHLRTFLPLSQRNPITAQFQMSDRILLDLLPQLQCLRVLNLSGYNIRELPNSIGNLKQLKHLDMSYTSIEKLPEPVCTLYNLQALLLSYCRGLVQLPTNLERLINLRHLDIRGTKIEQMPPQMGKLKDLQTLSNFPIDKAAGYHDIVELKELQQLRGTLCISGLHNIVSVSDVLEANMRDKKYLNQLVLKWGGATDDSIRDREVLENLQPHTNLKELMIVSYEGTRFPDWLVHHSYSNLYSLQLLNCQNCYFLPPLGQLPSLRELEIIGLNGVVSIGPEFYGATCVFKPFGALQVLKFENMREWQKWSYVGGNEEGGAFPNLHELRLRNCPKLTGGLPLDYFPKLKTLVVCRTNIYSLTFVQETCEELQFLDYMYIYCPNFVCFPSGGLHAPNLTKIHIVRCKKLRSLPEEMRTLLPFLQSMEIKDCPELESFPEGGLPSKLKLLHIESCKKLIANRMQWGLQRLVSLEYLLVNFGDCEEVCSFPEEGLLPATLTSLSISTLFGVKTMEGKGFRELTSLQSLAIRRCPELQCLPDEGLPTSLSLLEIFYCPLLKQRYQRDKGEDWPKIAHIRHIMIDGEHIQHGIS